Proteins found in one Cetobacterium somerae genomic segment:
- a CDS encoding carbohydrate ABC transporter permease has translation MVGKKYDKVYGWLFILPVFILAIIFFVIPAGMSLMLSFKEYSLLDSYTMIEAPWIGLKNYRDALNDEIFFKSLKNTVTYALGVVPSQLIIALGLAVICNSKIRNKGLLRTIYYIPTVTSAVAVSIMFLFLYKTDGLLNKFLGIFGIAPIGWFNSPAFALPSMMSLAIWSSVGIYMVIFLAGLQGISPSLYEAADIDGAPKWEQFLYITLPQLKHVLFFNLVVSFIGTLQVFDQAYVISGGTGGPLDSTTTVVLYLFNAGFRDFRMGYASAIAFILFGIIFTLTMIQKLIFKESD, from the coding sequence ATGGTCGGTAAAAAATATGATAAGGTTTATGGATGGTTGTTCATATTGCCAGTTTTTATTTTGGCAATAATATTCTTTGTAATACCAGCAGGAATGTCTTTGATGTTATCTTTTAAAGAATATTCATTACTGGATAGTTACACAATGATAGAAGCTCCTTGGATAGGTTTGAAAAATTATAGAGATGCTTTAAATGATGAGATATTTTTTAAATCTTTAAAAAATACAGTTACTTATGCTTTGGGAGTTGTACCATCTCAGTTGATAATAGCTTTAGGACTAGCAGTTATATGTAATTCAAAAATAAGAAATAAAGGACTTTTAAGAACGATTTATTATATACCTACAGTAACATCAGCAGTTGCAGTTTCAATAATGTTTCTTTTCCTTTATAAAACAGATGGATTATTAAATAAATTTTTAGGAATTTTTGGAATAGCTCCAATAGGTTGGTTTAATAGCCCAGCTTTTGCATTACCCTCTATGATGTCTTTAGCTATATGGTCTTCTGTGGGTATATATATGGTTATATTTTTAGCAGGTCTTCAAGGAATATCACCCTCTTTATATGAAGCTGCAGATATTGATGGAGCCCCAAAGTGGGAACAGTTTTTATACATAACTTTACCTCAGTTAAAACATGTACTTTTCTTTAACTTAGTAGTATCTTTCATAGGAACACTACAAGTTTTCGATCAAGCTTATGTTATATCAGGAGGAACAGGAGGACCATTGGATTCTACAACAACAGTTGTGCTTTATTTATTCAATGCAGGTTTCCGTGATTTTAGAATGGGATATGCATCAGCAATAGCCTTTATATTATTTGGAATAATTTTTACTTTAACTATGATTCAGAAGCTAATTTTTAAGGAAAGTGATTAA
- a CDS encoding LacI family DNA-binding transcriptional regulator, producing MRVTIKDIAKELNISTAAVSKALNNLSGVSEELRERVKIAAKGMGYTPNLIAKNLVQNRTNKIALFILSRKIEDIRFSFLDNEIFRYLINESHKIDYNILVFSVEDTDEQKNYIDLCRSENVTGAIILGIKLDDPQIKDLKENKEFPVVVFDTNIGGDVNSVKTDNELGVKKVTDYLKEMNHEKVGVITGHFKAQVSIERLYTFTNQMIGKEIEIYEGDFSKESGYKGAKVLYKKGVTALFAFSDLMALGALEYFNENNIKVPDEISLIGFDDIPVGEILKPGLTTIAHSKKEIAKKMLRMIIENEYGKNIKIEPKLIKRDSVKKL from the coding sequence TTGAGAGTAACAATAAAAGATATAGCGAAGGAACTAAATATATCTACAGCAGCAGTTTCCAAAGCTCTTAATAATCTTTCTGGTGTAAGTGAAGAGTTAAGAGAAAGGGTTAAAATAGCTGCTAAAGGTATGGGATATACACCGAATCTTATAGCTAAAAATCTAGTTCAAAATCGTACAAATAAAATAGCTCTTTTTATTTTAAGTAGAAAAATTGAAGATATAAGATTCTCTTTTTTAGATAATGAAATTTTTAGGTATTTAATAAATGAATCTCATAAAATTGATTATAATATCTTAGTATTTTCTGTGGAAGATACAGATGAACAAAAAAACTATATAGATTTATGTCGATCAGAGAATGTGACAGGTGCTATAATTTTAGGAATAAAATTAGATGATCCTCAAATAAAAGATTTAAAAGAAAATAAAGAGTTTCCGGTGGTAGTATTTGACACCAATATTGGTGGAGATGTAAACTCTGTAAAAACAGATAATGAACTTGGTGTTAAAAAAGTAACAGATTATTTAAAAGAGATGAATCATGAAAAAGTTGGTGTTATAACAGGACATTTTAAAGCTCAAGTTTCAATAGAAAGATTATATACTTTTACAAATCAAATGATAGGTAAAGAGATTGAGATTTATGAGGGAGATTTTTCAAAAGAAAGTGGTTATAAAGGAGCAAAAGTTTTATATAAAAAAGGGGTAACAGCACTATTTGCTTTTAGTGATTTAATGGCTTTGGGGGCTTTAGAATATTTTAATGAAAATAATATAAAGGTCCCAGATGAAATATCGTTAATAGGATTTGATGATATTCCTGTAGGTGAGATATTGAAACCAGGACTAACAACAATAGCTCATAGTAAAAAAGAAATTGCAAAAAAAATGTTAAGAATGATAATAGAAAATGAGTATGGAAAAAATATTAAAATAGAACCAAAGTTAATAAAAAGGGATTCAGTTAAAAAACTGTAA
- a CDS encoding carbohydrate ABC transporter permease, producing the protein MKKVLKIILVSIVMFYGAISIFPFIWSFITSLKPTTEVNMFTIPWGDLSFKNYIYIFKNFPFVTWLFNSVIVASLVTLGNIIFNSMAGYALARIEFPGKKGIFIGILGMMMIPGQVVMVPTYIILVHFGWINSYLGLTIPFMFNFFNIFLMRQFFMGIPKDLEEAGYIDGLSRFGIFFRIILPVSKSALSTQFILSFTGNWNSFLWPTLIGRKQSMYTLPVGLNSFYGQYFQFWDQVLAGVMLLSIPAILIFIIFQKHFIAGIANSGSKE; encoded by the coding sequence TTGAAAAAAGTTTTAAAAATAATCTTAGTATCCATTGTTATGTTTTATGGAGCTATATCAATATTTCCGTTTATTTGGAGTTTTATAACATCTTTAAAACCTACAACGGAAGTAAATATGTTTACGATACCTTGGGGAGATTTATCATTTAAAAATTATATTTATATATTTAAAAATTTCCCATTTGTAACATGGCTTTTTAACAGTGTTATAGTTGCGAGTTTAGTAACTTTAGGAAATATAATATTTAACTCTATGGCTGGATATGCCTTGGCAAGGATAGAGTTTCCAGGAAAAAAAGGTATATTTATAGGAATTTTAGGTATGATGATGATACCAGGACAGGTAGTAATGGTTCCAACTTATATTATACTAGTTCACTTTGGATGGATAAACTCATATTTGGGACTAACAATCCCTTTTATGTTTAATTTCTTTAATATATTTTTAATGAGACAGTTTTTTATGGGAATTCCAAAAGATTTAGAAGAGGCAGGATATATTGATGGATTAAGTAGATTTGGAATATTTTTTAGAATAATATTACCAGTTTCAAAGTCAGCTTTATCAACACAATTTATACTTAGTTTTACAGGAAATTGGAATAGCTTCTTATGGCCAACGTTAATTGGAAGAAAACAAAGTATGTATACATTACCGGTTGGATTAAACTCCTTTTATGGGCAGTATTTCCAGTTCTGGGATCAAGTTTTAGCAGGGGTAATGCTACTTTCAATTCCAGCAATACTTATATTTATAATATTTCAAAAGCATTTTATAGCTGGAATAGCTAATTCAGGTTCAAAAGAGTAA
- a CDS encoding ABC transporter substrate-binding protein produces MSFKNIFMLFIAMIFFGCGKNEKNQKINLSVAVWGSSPEETALVERQIALFEKKYPNIKVTKEVVTGDYNQALQTNIAARIEADVFYIDSAVAPMYIDKQAILPLDEYLDKEDLKDFNSNLLEGFSQNGKVYGLPKDYNPLILAYNKDMFQEAGIEKVPVTWKEWSVTFEKLKEAGESGKLGENFMYPMSSVSNGERLATFILQNGGDVYDNEKNEVIFNLDEAVEGLKYFYNLVKENYVREPRAMGEGWNGDAFAREKVAMVIEGGWLVPYLSSAAPNLNYELAKLPKGEKEATMLFTVCYSMGRNTKHPKEAAEFIKYMTSVEPQMLMIETGLGLPTRKSLNDKFVEVHPTKKAMIEMAEFGRPFNFGKTGLKVAQQLGKANEIIYIDYVNGKYNVDVQEILNTYAEKAK; encoded by the coding sequence ATGAGTTTCAAAAATATTTTTATGTTGTTCATAGCCATGATTTTTTTTGGATGTGGAAAAAATGAAAAAAATCAAAAGATTAATTTATCAGTTGCTGTATGGGGAAGTTCTCCAGAGGAAACAGCTCTAGTAGAAAGACAAATAGCTTTATTTGAAAAAAAGTATCCTAATATAAAAGTAACTAAAGAAGTAGTTACAGGGGATTATAATCAAGCACTCCAAACAAATATAGCAGCTAGAATAGAGGCAGATGTATTTTATATAGACTCAGCTGTTGCTCCAATGTATATAGATAAACAAGCGATTTTACCTTTAGATGAATATTTAGATAAAGAAGATTTAAAAGATTTTAATTCTAATCTTCTAGAAGGATTTTCGCAAAATGGAAAGGTTTATGGTTTACCAAAAGATTATAATCCACTTATCTTAGCTTATAATAAAGATATGTTTCAAGAGGCAGGGATTGAAAAAGTTCCAGTTACTTGGAAAGAGTGGTCTGTAACTTTTGAAAAATTAAAAGAGGCTGGAGAAAGTGGAAAGTTGGGGGAAAACTTTATGTATCCAATGTCTTCTGTATCAAATGGAGAAAGATTAGCAACGTTTATTTTACAAAATGGTGGAGATGTATATGATAATGAAAAGAATGAAGTTATATTTAATTTAGACGAAGCTGTTGAGGGATTGAAATATTTTTATAATTTAGTGAAAGAAAACTATGTGAGAGAACCAAGAGCTATGGGAGAAGGATGGAATGGAGATGCCTTTGCAAGAGAAAAGGTAGCAATGGTAATAGAAGGAGGGTGGTTAGTACCTTATTTATCAAGTGCCGCACCAAATTTAAATTATGAATTAGCAAAATTACCAAAAGGAGAAAAAGAAGCGACTATGCTTTTTACAGTTTGTTATTCAATGGGAAGGAACACTAAGCATCCTAAAGAAGCAGCAGAGTTTATTAAATATATGACAAGTGTAGAGCCTCAAATGTTAATGATAGAAACAGGATTAGGCCTTCCCACAAGAAAATCTTTAAATGATAAATTTGTAGAGGTTCATCCAACTAAAAAAGCTATGATTGAAATGGCAGAGTTTGGAAGACCATTTAATTTTGGAAAAACAGGATTAAAAGTGGCTCAACAACTTGGAAAAGCCAATGAAATCATATACATAGATTATGTAAATGGCAAGTACAATGTAGATGTTCAAGAGATTTTAAATACCTATGCAGAAAAAGCAAAATAA
- a CDS encoding bifunctional metallophosphatase/5'-nucleotidase, with amino-acid sequence MRLKNVMLIGTLTTSFLLAKEVDIKIISSSDVHGRIIPWEYSGDSYVSGSFSQIDTYVSKEKKKSNNVILVDVGDAIQDNSVEKFSKVFPNPVAKVMNVIEYDVFVPGNHEFNFGLDVLSKYTQDFKGKSLASNLFYKKDGKEFLEGSTIMEKDGIKIGFIGLTTPLITKFEADTGNVKDLEVMDSIPSIKAQVEKLKGKVDAIVLVAHMGYDNENGVPGSGVKDIANAIPEIDIILSGHAHKEVSSVIENGVVITAPYKYGQDLSIVDLKFDTNKKSKLVSKEAKTVSLKGVENSERVDKIYAPYHEKLREEANIVIGKATNPLVPKDKVKGIPSIYVEDTGLATFLHNVMLNYSDAQVVALSLDRDDSKWDAGEVKKKDIAYNYGYTGGEITVYEFTGKDLKNYMEWSAEYFNTLKPGDLTISFDLDKRSFKYSLYDQFGGAQYKIDLREEKGNRIKDLKLMDGTLITDDMKVKVGMNSYRFDMLAKKGGIFENRNIPILWDSKTAYGKTEGTIQQLSMKYVQEKKVIDGLPDNNWEIIGLPGDKNQAIAVELINEGKIDLPKEGRATNIRSITIEDIKK; translated from the coding sequence ATGAGATTAAAAAATGTAATGCTAATAGGAACTTTAACAACGTCGTTTTTATTAGCTAAAGAGGTGGATATAAAAATAATATCTAGCTCAGATGTACACGGAAGAATTATTCCTTGGGAATATTCAGGAGATTCATATGTTTCTGGAAGTTTCAGTCAAATAGATACATATGTGTCAAAAGAAAAGAAAAAGAGTAACAATGTTATTTTAGTTGATGTTGGTGATGCAATTCAAGATAACTCTGTTGAAAAGTTTTCCAAAGTTTTCCCAAATCCAGTAGCAAAAGTTATGAATGTAATAGAGTATGATGTATTTGTTCCAGGAAATCATGAGTTTAACTTTGGATTAGATGTTCTTTCAAAGTATACACAAGATTTTAAAGGCAAATCTTTAGCTTCTAATCTTTTTTATAAAAAAGATGGAAAAGAGTTTTTAGAAGGATCTACAATAATGGAAAAAGATGGCATTAAAATCGGATTCATTGGTCTAACAACTCCTCTTATTACAAAGTTTGAAGCAGATACAGGGAATGTAAAAGATTTAGAAGTGATGGACTCAATTCCATCTATAAAAGCACAGGTTGAAAAACTAAAAGGAAAAGTAGACGCCATAGTTTTAGTAGCTCATATGGGGTATGATAATGAGAATGGTGTTCCTGGAAGTGGAGTAAAGGATATAGCAAATGCAATTCCAGAAATAGATATTATTTTATCAGGACATGCACATAAAGAGGTTTCAAGTGTAATTGAAAATGGTGTAGTGATTACAGCTCCTTATAAATATGGACAAGATTTATCGATAGTTGATTTAAAGTTTGATACAAATAAAAAATCAAAGCTTGTTTCAAAAGAAGCTAAAACTGTATCTTTAAAAGGTGTTGAAAATAGTGAAAGAGTAGATAAGATATATGCTCCTTATCATGAAAAGTTAAGAGAGGAAGCCAACATAGTTATAGGAAAAGCAACTAATCCTCTTGTACCAAAGGATAAGGTTAAAGGAATTCCAAGTATTTATGTGGAGGACACGGGGCTTGCTACATTTTTACATAATGTTATGTTAAATTATAGTGATGCTCAAGTTGTTGCACTTTCTTTAGATAGAGATGACTCTAAATGGGATGCAGGAGAGGTAAAGAAAAAAGATATTGCTTATAACTATGGTTACACTGGTGGCGAGATAACTGTATATGAATTTACAGGAAAAGATTTAAAGAACTATATGGAGTGGTCAGCTGAGTATTTTAATACTTTAAAACCTGGAGATTTAACAATAAGTTTTGATTTAGATAAAAGATCTTTTAAATATAGCTTGTATGATCAATTTGGTGGAGCACAATATAAAATAGATTTAAGAGAGGAAAAAGGTAATAGAATAAAAGATTTAAAACTTATGGATGGAACTCTAATAACAGATGATATGAAAGTTAAAGTTGGAATGAATTCATATAGATTTGATATGTTAGCTAAAAAAGGTGGAATATTTGAAAATAGAAATATACCTATTTTATGGGATTCTAAAACTGCTTATGGAAAAACAGAGGGTACTATCCAACAATTATCTATGAAATATGTTCAAGAGAAAAAGGTAATTGATGGCTTACCAGATAATAACTGGGAAATAATAGGTTTGCCAGGAGATAAAAATCAAGCTATTGCAGTTGAACTTATAAATGAAGGAAAAATAGATTTACCAAAAGAGGGAAGAGCTACAAATATAAGATCAATAACTATTGAGGATATAAAAAAATAA